CCACCGCCACCACCGCCTCTCATCTGTCGGCGCGGGGGCGGGCGCGCATTGGCTCCCGTCGCGTTCCGAGCCGTCTCGGAATGAAATTCATGTGCCACATCCACCGGAATGGCCTTGCGGATCAACCGCTCAATCGCACGCAGAAATTCACGATCTTCGGCCGCACAAAATGCGACCGCATCACCTGAGGCACCCGCCCGGGCCGTTCTGCCGATTCGATGAACATAGGTCTCCGGCTCAAGAGGCAGATCGTAATTGACGACGTGGGTGATATCATCCACATCCAAACCGCGGGCCGCAATATCCGTGGCAACCAGCACACGGATCTTCCCCGCCTTAAACCCTGCTAGCGCCCTCGTTCGCGCACTCTGACTCTTATTGCCGTGAATGGCCTCAGCTGAAATGCCACACATCATCAACTTGTGCACCACTTTGTCGGCGGCATGCTTCATCTGCACAAATACAATCACGCGATTGATCGAGGGATCTTTCAGGAGCGAAGCCAAAAGGGAATCCTTATTGCCCTTATCCACAAAAAGCACTTTCTGGTCGATCTTTTCCACTGTCGGCTGTCCCGGTGTAATCGTTACATGAACAGGATCGTGGACCATCGTGCGCGCAAGTTCAACGACTTCCTTCGCCATGGTCGCAGAGAAAAAGAGTGTGTGGCGTTTCTTGGGCAAGGCGTTCAAAATCTGGCGGATATCGCGGATGAAGCCCATATCCAGCATCCGATCCGCTTCATCCAGAATAAATACTTCGACCTGATCCAAGCGGACATGCCCCTGCTGCATAAGATCAAGCAAACGCCCGGGTGTTGCCGCCACAATATCCACTCCACGGTTGACCGCCACCACCTGCGGCTGCTGCCCCACCCCACCGAAAATAGTGGTATGGGTCACATTCACATATCGGCCATAGGTCCGGATACTATCCCCGATCTGGGCGACCAATTCACGCGTAGGGCCCAGAATCAACACACGGGGCCGACCACGGGAAGGCACGCGCTTGTGCTGGGTCAGATACTGAAGAAGCGGCAGGGTGAACGCCGCGGTTTTCCCGGTCCCCGTCTGTGCACATCCAAGCAAGTCACGCCCAGCCAGCAGATGCGGGATCGCCGCCGCCTGAATAGGTGTGGGAATGGTATACCCCTCCTCGGCCACCGCGCGCTGCAATTCGGGAATTAAAGTGGCAAACACATCCGCAGACGCAAGATCGGCTGGGACAGCAGGACTGACGGGCGGTCGGTGCGCTGGGGCATGGTGGGAAGGGACCGCCGGGTGATGGGGGGCTGTTGGTTTTTGATTAGGCATAAGGCTGACTCTCTCTATAATCATCCGGTATATATCAGTTCTCACCTCCGGATGTGTGGAAGAGAAAGGTTTGCGTCAACCGCAAAAAAGGCGTAATTGCTTATTAATTAAACACTTCTGCCACTAAAAAGTAAAGGATAACCTTTCCCGTTTACAGGCGCAGGGTACAGGCGGTATTGACATCCGGGACGCCCCCCCTTAATTTTAAAGAATATTTGGAAAGGCTGATTTATGCCGATTTACGAATTTTACTGTCATAAATGCAATACGATCTATAATTTTCTGTCGCGCACCATTCAGCCCGACAAGCGCCCCCATTGCCCCCAATGCAAACGCATTAAGCTCGAAAAGCAAATTTCGGTATTTGCGCACACCGGCAGGGCCAAGGAATCCCCGGCAGGAGGTGAACCTGAAATGCCAATGGATGAATCCAAAATGGAGCGGGCCATGGATGCCCTCGCCCGTGAGGCCGACGGCATGAGTGAGGAGGACCCCCGGCAAGCCGCCAACCTGATGCGCAAGTTTTCGGATATGACCGGCATGAAACTCGGATCGGGAATGCAGGAAGCCCTGAATCGTCTGGAAGCCGGCGAAAGTCCGGACGAAATTGAGGCAGAACTCGGGGACCGATTGGAAAAGGAAGATCCCTTTATCATGCCCGACAAAGACAAAAAGGGATCCAGTAAAGGAACCCCACGGCCAGCACCCAAACGTGACGCCACCCTTCATGAAATGTAATAGCCTATGAGCACCCCTCCCAAAACAGAAAATCTCAACGTTCTTGAACTCATTCCACTGATCACTCCACACACCCTCAAACAGGAACTGGATGCCTCACCGACCATGCTTAGCAACGTGCTTTCTGCGCGCCAGACCATCAGGGATATTTTGGCAGGAAAGGATCCACGCCTCCTTGTAGTCATCGGCCCCTGCTCTATCCACGACCCGCTGGCTGCCCTGGAATATGCCGCCCGACTCGCCACACTCCGCAAGGAAGTCGAAAAAGAGCTCTTTGTTCTGATGCGGGTCTATTTCGAGAAGCCGCGCACCACCATTGGCTGGAAAGGCCTGATCTATGACCCACATATGGATGGGTCGGCCGATATCGCCTGCGGCTTACGCATTGCACGTCGTATGCTATTGAAAATAAACGAGATGGGACTACCCACCGCCACCGAAATGTTGGATCCCATTGTGCCCCAATACACCGCGGATCTGGTCAGCTGGGTAGCCATCGGCGCCCGCACCACAGAATCACAAACCCACCGACAGATGGCCAGCGGCCTTTCCATGCCAATCGGCTTTAAAAACCGGACCGATGGGAACGTTCAGGTGGCGGTAGATGCCATGGAGGCTGCTCGCCATCCTCAAAGCTTTTTAGGAATCGATGAAGATGGACACATTGCCATCGTCCGGACAAAAGGCAATGCATACGGTCATCTGATTCTACGGGGAGCAAAATCGGGCCCTAATTATGAGGCAGAAGGAGTCCGGGATGCTTGCGAGCGTATGAATGCCGGCCACCTTCGCCCCACTCTCATGGTGGACTGTAGTCACGGCAATTCGGGCAAGAATTTTGCGGCTCAGGAGAAGGTTTGGAATTCAGTCTTGGCCCAACGCATCAGCGGCAACAAGGCTATCATCGGAATGCTGGTCGAGAGTAACTTGTGTGAAGGGAGCCAGCCCATTCCCAAAGATCTTGCCGAACTACGTCACGGCGTTTCAGTAACCGATGAATGCGTAGGCTGGGATACCACTGAAAAAATGCTGAGGGAGGCATCCCGCGCCCTTCGGGCGCGGTAAAGCTACCGCGGCTATCGTCCTGCCAACAGCTTCCTGACGCCCACAATCGCCGCTTCGATCTCGGCGGCACGTTTACTGGAGCCTGTCCCCTGCCCCAGGCGAGCCCCACCGACAATCGCATCAACCACAAATACCTTGCGATGCGGAGGGCCTTCTTCGGAAACACAACGGTACTCAGGCCCACAGCTATAAAGCCCCTGGGAAAGCTCCTGCAGTTTTCCCTTCGGGTTATCCATCCATTCTTCCGTCGGCTTTTCGCCGAGTAACGGAATCAACAGCTTGATGACAATTTTTTCTGCCGCCTTGACGCCTCCATCGAGATACGCGGCGCCAATCACGGCCTCCAAGCCATCCGCCAGGAGCGCTTCACGCTTACGCCCCCCCGCCATTTCCTCCCCCTTCCCCAGCCTCATAAAATCGCCCAATTCGATATCGCGAGCCACTGCCGCCATCGCCTTCCCACTCGTCAACCGGCTCCTCATCTCCGTCAAGACTCCCTCATCCCCATCACAATGGATCCGATAGAGATGGGCCGCCACCAGGAAGCCGGCAATGGCATCACCCAGAAATTCAAGGCGCTGATTATCCGTGACCACATCCTTCACCTCATAGCGATAGGAGCGATGGAGCAACGCCGTCTCCAGAAATTCACGATCACTGAATTTGTAACCTAATCGCTTTTCCAATTCGCGATACGGATTTGGCCGTCTTAAGCCTAATATCATAACCACTCTCTTTCCTACGCCCGCGGGTGAAACTGCTGATGCACCGATTTTAACCGGTTTTGATCCACATGCGTATACACCTGGGTCGTTGCAATATCAGCATGCCCCAACATTTCCTGAATCATACGCAAAGGCGCACCGTTGGCTAGCAAATGTGTAGCAAAGGAATGCCGCAGGGTATGAGGCGACACCTCTTTCGTAATCCC
Above is a window of bacterium DNA encoding:
- the rnc gene encoding ribonuclease III, with the protein product MILGLRRPNPYRELEKRLGYKFSDREFLETALLHRSYRYEVKDVVTDNQRLEFLGDAIAGFLVAAHLYRIHCDGDEGVLTEMRSRLTSGKAMAAVARDIELGDFMRLGKGEEMAGGRKREALLADGLEAVIGAAYLDGGVKAAEKIVIKLLIPLLGEKPTEEWMDNPKGKLQELSQGLYSCGPEYRCVSEEGPPHRKVFVVDAIVGGARLGQGTGSSKRAAEIEAAIVGVRKLLAGR
- a CDS encoding DEAD/DEAH box helicase, which encodes MPNQKPTAPHHPAVPSHHAPAHRPPVSPAVPADLASADVFATLIPELQRAVAEEGYTIPTPIQAAAIPHLLAGRDLLGCAQTGTGKTAAFTLPLLQYLTQHKRVPSRGRPRVLILGPTRELVAQIGDSIRTYGRYVNVTHTTIFGGVGQQPQVVAVNRGVDIVAATPGRLLDLMQQGHVRLDQVEVFILDEADRMLDMGFIRDIRQILNALPKKRHTLFFSATMAKEVVELARTMVHDPVHVTITPGQPTVEKIDQKVLFVDKGNKDSLLASLLKDPSINRVIVFVQMKHAADKVVHKLMMCGISAEAIHGNKSQSARTRALAGFKAGKIRVLVATDIAARGLDVDDITHVVNYDLPLEPETYVHRIGRTARAGASGDAVAFCAAEDREFLRAIERLIRKAIPVDVAHEFHSETARNATGANARPPPRRQMRGGGGGG
- a CDS encoding zinc ribbon domain-containing protein, giving the protein MPIYEFYCHKCNTIYNFLSRTIQPDKRPHCPQCKRIKLEKQISVFAHTGRAKESPAGGEPEMPMDESKMERAMDALAREADGMSEEDPRQAANLMRKFSDMTGMKLGSGMQEALNRLEAGESPDEIEAELGDRLEKEDPFIMPDKDKKGSSKGTPRPAPKRDATLHEM
- a CDS encoding 3-deoxy-7-phosphoheptulonate synthase; this translates as MSTPPKTENLNVLELIPLITPHTLKQELDASPTMLSNVLSARQTIRDILAGKDPRLLVVIGPCSIHDPLAALEYAARLATLRKEVEKELFVLMRVYFEKPRTTIGWKGLIYDPHMDGSADIACGLRIARRMLLKINEMGLPTATEMLDPIVPQYTADLVSWVAIGARTTESQTHRQMASGLSMPIGFKNRTDGNVQVAVDAMEAARHPQSFLGIDEDGHIAIVRTKGNAYGHLILRGAKSGPNYEAEGVRDACERMNAGHLRPTLMVDCSHGNSGKNFAAQEKVWNSVLAQRISGNKAIIGMLVESNLCEGSQPIPKDLAELRHGVSVTDECVGWDTTEKMLREASRALRAR